Proteins from one Arthrobacter sp. DNA4 genomic window:
- the rplU gene encoding 50S ribosomal protein L21, whose translation MVYAIVRAGGRQEKVSVGDFVTLNRVAGGVSSTIELPALLLVDGDKVTSAAADLAKVTVTAEILQDLRGPKIVIQKFKNKTGYKKRQGHRQELTKVKITGIK comes from the coding sequence GTGGTGTACGCGATTGTCCGCGCAGGCGGCCGCCAAGAGAAGGTTTCCGTTGGAGACTTCGTTACCCTGAACCGCGTCGCCGGTGGAGTAAGCAGCACCATCGAGCTGCCCGCACTGCTCCTGGTTGATGGTGACAAGGTCACCTCCGCCGCCGCTGACCTGGCCAAGGTAACTGTTACGGCTGAAATCCTCCAGGACCTGCGTGGTCCTAAGATTGTCATCCAGAAGTTCAAGAACAAGACCGGCTACAAGAAGCGCCAGGGTCACCGCCAGGAACTGACCAAGGTCAAGATCACCGGCATCAAGTAA
- the proB gene encoding glutamate 5-kinase has translation MTSRGMTAVPAGRAADRSALTGARRIVVKVGSSSLTSIKGGISEESLTALADALAAKRNAGAEIILVSSGAIAAGLAPLGLAKRPRDLATQQAAASVGQGLLMARYTQAFGAHGVTVSQVLLTAEDLMRRSQHTNALRAMDRLLSLGVVPVVNENDTVATHEIRFGDNDRLAALVAHLVRADALVLLSDVDSLYDGPPAQGAKRIPLVTGAHDLEGVSIGKAGKAGVGTGGMMTKVEAASMAAGSGIHALVTSTPNAAAALNGEDVGTWFSVNGSRKPVRLLWLAHVASVQGRLVLDDGAVRAVRHHRTSLLPAGISAVHGDFEAGDAVELAGADGTVVARGLVNYSSEELPRMLGRSTHELGEALGSGYDREVVHVDDLVLV, from the coding sequence ATGACCTCTAGGGGCATGACTGCAGTACCGGCCGGCCGTGCCGCGGACAGAAGCGCGCTGACCGGCGCCCGCCGGATCGTGGTCAAGGTGGGCTCCTCTTCCCTGACCAGCATCAAGGGCGGCATCTCGGAGGAATCGCTGACTGCCCTGGCTGACGCGCTGGCAGCCAAGCGCAACGCAGGCGCCGAAATCATCCTGGTGTCCTCCGGTGCGATCGCTGCGGGGCTGGCTCCCCTCGGGCTGGCCAAGCGTCCCCGTGACCTGGCTACCCAGCAGGCCGCGGCCAGCGTGGGCCAGGGGCTCCTGATGGCGCGGTACACCCAGGCCTTCGGTGCACACGGCGTCACCGTGAGCCAGGTCCTGCTGACGGCCGAAGACCTGATGCGGCGCAGCCAGCACACCAATGCCCTCCGCGCCATGGACAGGCTGCTGAGCCTCGGGGTGGTCCCCGTGGTCAATGAAAATGACACCGTGGCCACCCACGAGATCCGCTTTGGCGACAACGACCGGCTCGCAGCCCTGGTGGCGCACCTGGTGCGCGCCGATGCGCTCGTGCTGCTGTCCGACGTCGACTCCCTCTACGACGGTCCGCCCGCCCAGGGTGCCAAGCGCATCCCGCTGGTCACCGGCGCGCACGACCTCGAGGGCGTCTCCATCGGCAAAGCGGGCAAGGCCGGCGTGGGCACCGGGGGAATGATGACCAAAGTGGAAGCTGCCAGCATGGCGGCAGGATCGGGGATCCACGCCCTGGTGACCTCCACGCCCAATGCTGCCGCAGCCTTGAACGGCGAGGACGTGGGCACGTGGTTCTCCGTCAACGGCTCCCGCAAACCGGTCCGCCTCCTTTGGCTGGCACACGTTGCCTCGGTGCAGGGCCGGCTGGTTCTGGACGACGGTGCGGTCCGCGCCGTGCGGCACCACCGCACGTCCCTCCTGCCGGCGGGCATCTCCGCGGTGCACGGCGACTTTGAAGCGGGCGACGCCGTCGAGCTGGCCGGAGCCGACGGCACCGTCGTTGCGCGCGGGCTGGTGAATTACTCGTCGGAGGAACTGCCGCGGATGCTGGGGCGGTCCACGCACGAGCTGGGCGAGGCACTGGGCAGCGGCTATGACCGTGAAGTTGTTCATGTTGACGACCTGGTGCTGGTCTGA
- the thiD gene encoding bifunctional hydroxymethylpyrimidine kinase/phosphomethylpyrimidine kinase, whose protein sequence is MPLPAASGVPTALPLGRDVPRVLSIAGSDPSGGAGIQADLKSIAAHGGYGMAAITALTAQNTRGVQAVHVPPAAFLAEQLDAVSDDISIDAVKIGMLGDESVIRTVRQWLEKVRPAVVVLDPVMVATSGDRLLKESAEAALRELLPLAHLITPNLPELAMLVGGEPAGTWTAALDQGRRLADATGATVLVKGGHLAGADCPDALVNTAGLMSQEVVEVHGKRISTRNSHGTGCSLSSAMATVQARLGDWEASLLTVKPWLTGALENSEQLEVGRGNGPVHHFHHVRPALAEGAFAARLWTEAQQDLTDIYALDFIRGLASGDLAEKDFAYYLAQDALYLNGYSRVLARASALAPSEAEQLFWAGSSQQCLEVESELHRSWLSTRPAQGGLGPVTKAYVDHLTAASASGSYAVLAAAVLPCFWLYAEVGEKLHAQFLASGEPDGHAYAAWLRTYADEGFAEATRRAIAIVDAAGRKASDHERAAMVTAFKQSCRLEVEFFDAPRLHS, encoded by the coding sequence GTGCCCCTGCCTGCCGCCTCCGGCGTCCCCACCGCGCTGCCCTTGGGCCGGGACGTCCCGCGGGTCCTCTCGATCGCGGGCTCCGACCCGTCCGGTGGCGCCGGCATCCAGGCCGACCTCAAAAGCATTGCTGCCCACGGCGGATATGGCATGGCTGCCATCACCGCCCTGACGGCACAGAACACCCGTGGCGTGCAGGCTGTCCACGTTCCTCCGGCCGCTTTCCTGGCCGAACAACTGGACGCGGTCAGCGACGATATCTCCATCGACGCGGTCAAGATCGGCATGCTGGGCGACGAGAGCGTCATCCGCACTGTCCGGCAATGGCTGGAGAAGGTCCGCCCCGCCGTCGTGGTCCTCGACCCGGTGATGGTGGCCACCAGTGGTGACCGGCTGCTGAAGGAATCCGCTGAGGCTGCCCTCCGCGAACTGCTGCCGCTGGCGCACCTCATCACTCCCAACCTCCCGGAGCTTGCCATGCTGGTGGGCGGGGAGCCTGCCGGGACCTGGACGGCGGCGCTGGACCAGGGGAGGCGCCTTGCCGATGCCACCGGGGCCACCGTGCTGGTCAAGGGTGGCCACCTCGCAGGTGCAGACTGCCCGGACGCGCTGGTCAACACGGCCGGCCTCATGTCGCAGGAAGTGGTGGAAGTGCACGGCAAACGAATTTCCACCCGCAACAGCCACGGCACCGGCTGCTCCCTGTCCTCCGCGATGGCCACCGTCCAGGCACGCCTTGGCGACTGGGAGGCATCGCTCCTGACGGTCAAGCCATGGCTGACCGGCGCCCTTGAGAACTCGGAGCAGCTCGAGGTGGGCCGGGGAAACGGCCCCGTGCACCATTTCCACCATGTGCGGCCGGCCCTCGCGGAAGGCGCCTTCGCTGCCCGGCTGTGGACGGAAGCGCAGCAGGACCTGACGGACATCTACGCCCTGGACTTCATCCGCGGCCTGGCCTCCGGAGACCTTGCCGAGAAGGACTTTGCCTACTACCTGGCGCAGGACGCCCTGTACCTGAACGGCTACTCCCGGGTCCTCGCCCGGGCGAGTGCCCTGGCCCCGTCCGAAGCGGAGCAGCTGTTCTGGGCGGGATCCTCGCAGCAGTGCCTGGAAGTGGAGTCGGAGCTGCACCGCTCATGGCTCAGCACCCGCCCTGCCCAGGGCGGACTTGGCCCCGTCACCAAGGCGTATGTTGACCACCTCACCGCAGCGTCGGCGTCGGGCAGTTACGCCGTCCTGGCCGCCGCAGTCCTGCCCTGTTTCTGGCTCTACGCCGAGGTCGGGGAAAAGCTGCACGCCCAGTTCCTTGCCTCGGGAGAGCCCGACGGCCACGCCTACGCGGCCTGGCTCCGGACCTACGCCGACGAGGGCTTCGCCGAAGCCACCCGGCGGGCCATCGCCATTGTGGACGCGGCGGGGCGGAAGGCCTCCGACCACGAACGGGCGGCGATGGTGACCGCGTTCAAGCAGTCCTGCCGCCTGGAAGTGGAATTCTTCGACGCGCCGAGGCTGCATTCCTGA
- the obgE gene encoding GTPase ObgE: MASFVDRVVLHVSGGTGGHGCVSVHREKFKPLGGPDGGNGGNGGDVILRVDHQTTTLLDYHHAPHRHASNGGPGMGDWRGGKNGETLVLPVPDGTVVKTKDGEVLADLVGEGTEFVAAAGGLGGLGNAALSSQKRRAPGFALLGIEGDSRDVVLELKSIADIALVGFPSAGKSSLIAAMSAARPKIADYPFTTLVPNLGVVQAGDVRFTIADVPGLIEGASEGRGLGHNFLRHVERCAALVHVLDCGTLESDRDPLTDLAIIERELEKYAVDMSYAGQDGEVVPLNHRPRLVALNKVDLPDGKDMAEFVRPELESRGYRVFEVSATSHEGLRQLGFAMAEIVKAARDAVAAAPPKVQPAVLRPRAVNEAGFKIRREEKNLEPLFRVLGEKPERWVKQTDFTNEEAIGYLADRLARLGVETELFKQGAKPGDTVVIGDDDGVVFDWEPTMMAGAELLASPRGTDVRFADIGDRPTRSQKREEQQERRDAKAAARAELEAERKAGIWTESVSGRRAAQPVKESGLEADDDL, translated from the coding sequence GTGGCCAGCTTTGTAGACCGGGTAGTACTGCATGTATCCGGCGGAACCGGCGGCCATGGTTGCGTCTCCGTCCACCGCGAGAAGTTCAAGCCGCTCGGCGGGCCCGACGGCGGCAACGGCGGCAATGGCGGTGACGTGATCCTTCGCGTGGACCACCAGACCACCACCCTCCTCGATTACCACCACGCACCGCACCGGCACGCCAGCAACGGCGGTCCCGGCATGGGCGACTGGCGCGGCGGCAAGAACGGCGAGACGCTGGTCCTGCCCGTGCCGGACGGCACCGTGGTCAAGACCAAGGACGGCGAAGTCCTGGCAGACCTCGTTGGTGAAGGTACCGAATTCGTGGCAGCCGCCGGCGGCCTGGGCGGACTTGGCAACGCGGCCCTGTCCTCACAGAAGCGCCGCGCTCCCGGTTTCGCGTTGCTGGGCATCGAGGGCGACTCCCGGGACGTTGTCCTTGAACTGAAGTCCATTGCCGATATCGCGCTGGTGGGCTTTCCGTCCGCCGGCAAGTCCAGCCTCATCGCGGCCATGTCCGCTGCCCGGCCCAAGATCGCCGACTACCCGTTCACCACCCTGGTTCCCAACCTGGGCGTGGTGCAGGCCGGCGATGTGCGGTTCACCATTGCCGATGTTCCCGGCCTCATCGAAGGCGCCAGCGAAGGACGTGGCCTGGGCCACAACTTCCTGCGTCACGTTGAGCGCTGCGCCGCCCTGGTCCACGTCCTTGACTGCGGCACCCTGGAGTCTGACCGTGACCCGCTCACGGACCTCGCCATCATCGAACGTGAGCTGGAGAAGTACGCCGTCGACATGAGCTATGCGGGCCAGGACGGCGAAGTGGTTCCCCTGAACCACCGCCCGCGGCTGGTCGCGCTAAACAAGGTGGACCTGCCCGACGGCAAGGACATGGCGGAATTCGTGCGCCCTGAGCTCGAGTCGCGCGGCTACCGCGTCTTCGAAGTGTCCGCCACCAGCCACGAGGGCCTGCGCCAGCTCGGCTTCGCCATGGCGGAAATCGTCAAGGCCGCCCGCGACGCCGTAGCGGCTGCCCCGCCCAAGGTGCAGCCTGCCGTGCTGCGCCCGCGCGCCGTCAATGAAGCCGGGTTCAAGATCCGACGCGAGGAAAAGAACCTGGAGCCGCTGTTCCGCGTCCTGGGCGAAAAGCCCGAGCGCTGGGTCAAGCAGACCGACTTCACCAATGAAGAGGCCATCGGCTACCTGGCGGACCGGCTCGCCCGGCTCGGCGTGGAAACCGAACTGTTCAAGCAGGGCGCCAAGCCGGGTGACACGGTGGTTATCGGTGACGATGACGGCGTCGTCTTCGACTGGGAACCCACCATGATGGCGGGGGCTGAGCTGCTGGCCTCGCCGCGCGGCACCGACGTCCGGTTCGCCGATATCGGCGACCGCCCCACCCGCAGCCAGAAGCGCGAAGAGCAGCAGGAGCGCCGCGATGCCAAGGCTGCCGCCCGCGCCGAGCTTGAGGCGGAGCGCAAGGCCGGCATCTGGACCGAGTCCGTCAGTGGCCGCCGTGCCGCCCAACCCGTTAAGGAAAGCGGACTGGAAGCGGACGATGACCTCTAG
- the rpmA gene encoding 50S ribosomal protein L27, which yields MAHKKGASSTRNGRDSNAQYLGVKRFGGQVVSAGEIIVRQRGTHFHPGAGVGRGGDDTLFALTPGAVEFGTRRGRRVVNIVAAAAAE from the coding sequence ATGGCACATAAAAAGGGCGCGAGCTCCACTCGCAACGGTCGCGATTCCAACGCTCAGTACCTCGGCGTCAAGCGCTTCGGCGGCCAGGTTGTTTCCGCAGGCGAGATCATCGTCCGCCAGCGTGGCACCCACTTCCACCCGGGCGCCGGCGTTGGCCGTGGCGGGGATGACACCCTGTTCGCACTGACCCCGGGCGCCGTTGAATTCGGCACCCGCCGCGGTCGTCGCGTGGTCAACATCGTTGCTGCTGCAGCTGCAGAGTAA
- a CDS encoding glutamate-5-semialdehyde dehydrogenase gives MTEALIHTAENSGTTAAQAQPGPSAGPASAEVPVSGAEVSAAEVEAAVHAITDRSRHAARRMATANRAWKDRALRAVGAALQENVPAILAANAMDVQRGKANGTSAALLDRLTLTETRVAGLVAALENLANLPDPVGNVVRGQTLPNGLRLRQVNVPMGVVAAIYEARPNVTVDIAGLALKSGNAVILRGGSAAEATNQVLVRILREALESVGLPADAVQTVDQYGRAGAAVLMKARGRVDVLIPRGGRDLIQTVVTNSAVPVIETGEGNVHIFIDESADENMAVEILLNAKTQRPSVCNTVETLLVHSGSTVLPAVAAALRSAGVRLHVDGRISAALPPAIETQPATDVDWGTEYMDLDLAVAMVDSLDEAVQHIRTWSTGHTEAILTNSLANAERFIAEVDSAAVIVNASTRFTDGGELGLGAEVGISTQKLHARGPMGLTELTTTKWIVQGEGQVRG, from the coding sequence ATGACTGAAGCCCTGATCCATACTGCTGAAAATTCCGGAACCACTGCTGCGCAGGCGCAGCCGGGTCCCTCAGCAGGACCGGCATCGGCTGAGGTGCCCGTTTCGGGTGCGGAGGTGTCCGCCGCAGAAGTGGAGGCAGCTGTCCACGCCATCACGGACCGGTCCCGCCACGCCGCCCGCAGGATGGCCACCGCCAACCGGGCCTGGAAAGACCGCGCCCTCCGGGCCGTGGGCGCCGCCCTGCAGGAGAACGTCCCGGCCATTCTCGCCGCCAACGCGATGGACGTGCAGCGGGGCAAGGCCAACGGCACCTCCGCCGCCCTCCTGGACCGGCTTACCCTTACCGAAACGCGTGTAGCCGGGCTCGTGGCCGCCCTCGAGAACCTGGCCAACCTCCCGGACCCCGTGGGCAACGTGGTGCGCGGGCAGACGCTCCCCAACGGGCTGCGCCTCCGCCAGGTCAACGTTCCCATGGGCGTGGTGGCAGCCATCTACGAGGCACGGCCCAACGTCACCGTTGACATCGCAGGGCTGGCCCTCAAGAGCGGAAACGCCGTGATCCTCCGCGGCGGCAGCGCAGCAGAAGCCACCAACCAGGTGCTGGTCCGGATTCTGCGCGAAGCCCTGGAATCCGTTGGCCTGCCCGCTGACGCAGTCCAGACGGTGGACCAGTACGGCCGTGCGGGCGCCGCCGTCCTGATGAAGGCCCGGGGCAGGGTGGATGTCCTGATTCCCCGCGGCGGCCGGGACCTGATCCAGACCGTGGTCACCAACTCCGCCGTGCCGGTCATCGAAACGGGAGAGGGGAACGTCCACATCTTCATTGATGAGTCCGCCGACGAGAACATGGCCGTGGAGATCCTGCTCAACGCCAAGACGCAGCGGCCCAGTGTGTGCAATACCGTGGAAACGTTGCTGGTCCACTCGGGCTCAACCGTCTTGCCCGCCGTCGCTGCCGCCCTGCGCAGCGCCGGTGTCCGGCTCCACGTGGACGGGCGCATCAGCGCGGCGCTGCCTCCCGCCATCGAAACCCAGCCGGCGACGGACGTGGACTGGGGAACCGAGTACATGGACCTGGATCTGGCTGTGGCCATGGTGGACAGCCTGGACGAAGCCGTCCAGCACATCCGGACCTGGTCCACCGGACACACGGAAGCGATCCTCACCAACAGCCTTGCCAACGCCGAGCGCTTCATCGCTGAGGTTGACTCCGCTGCCGTGATCGTCAACGCCTCCACCCGGTTTACGGACGGCGGGGAGCTGGGCCTGGGTGCCGAGGTGGGCATCTCCACGCAGAAGCTGCACGCCCGCGGCCCCATGGGCCTGACCGAGCTCACCACCACGAAGTGGATCGTCCAGGGCGAAGGCCAGGTCCGCGGGTAG